From the Paenibacillus sp. FSL H8-0548 genome, one window contains:
- a CDS encoding ABC transporter ATP-binding protein, producing MSNAPYVPLIEMVNISKSYTMAREKTTVLHEVSLKVAHGDFLAIVGPSGSGKSTLMNIIGCLDLPSVGSYKLEGLEVTGQSDNKLTEMRNKKIGFIFQGYHLLPKLTALENCELPLIYRGLPGKERKRRAMEALERVGLGDRMHHRQNELSGGQQQRVAIARALATNPPMLLADEPTGALDSKTGMEVLSMMEELNQAGQTIVLITHDMEVAKRARRTVIIRDGVLTERERRDSDEAYAGAQDGSEKRLVQQA from the coding sequence ATGAGCAATGCACCTTATGTTCCTTTGATCGAGATGGTCAATATTTCGAAGTCATATACGATGGCGCGCGAGAAAACAACGGTTTTGCACGAGGTTTCACTAAAGGTTGCTCATGGTGATTTTCTTGCAATTGTCGGCCCATCAGGATCGGGCAAATCGACGCTAATGAATATTATAGGCTGTCTTGACTTGCCAAGCGTGGGCAGCTACAAGCTTGAAGGGCTTGAGGTGACGGGGCAGAGTGATAATAAGCTAACAGAAATGCGCAATAAGAAAATCGGGTTTATTTTTCAAGGGTATCATTTGCTTCCTAAGCTTACGGCGCTTGAGAACTGCGAGCTGCCGCTTATTTACCGGGGATTGCCGGGCAAAGAGAGGAAGCGGCGGGCGATGGAGGCGCTTGAGCGGGTAGGGCTCGGAGATCGTATGCACCACCGTCAGAATGAACTCTCAGGCGGACAACAGCAGCGTGTAGCTATCGCCCGCGCGCTTGCGACGAATCCGCCGATGCTGCTCGCTGATGAACCGACAGGAGCGCTGGATTCCAAGACTGGCATGGAGGTACTCAGCATGATGGAGGAGCTCAACCAAGCCGGACAGACGATTGTCCTGATTACGCATGATATGGAGGTAGCGAAGCGTGCCAGACGTACCGTTATTATACGGGATGGCGTGCTGACGGAGCGTGAAAGGAGGGACAGCGATGAAGCTTACGCAGGGGCTCAAGATGGCAGTGAAAAGCGTCTTGTCCAACAAGCTTA
- a CDS encoding efflux RND transporter periplasmic adaptor subunit, producing the protein MKKWTIGLSILIILAAAGAGAYYFYFAKDKEAAGETATSRTVMATKGSIVKQISGTGSVSANSRETVTAGKSGTIATVNVQKGDMVKAGQILVTFEAADDYDDKITTIEKNIAKLNESILEYQEDYKEATGTENEEVTKKSLQKNIENTNGEIADYEEELQNIYEDQAKEEKSVTASIDGEITEMTIKVGDEVNANTTIASIVDYTLLEFVTSVDELDISAVKVGQAAAITLSSITDKTIAATVSEIEREGTSSNGSSAFKVNIQLNDIEGVMAGMSGEAAITIEAKENIVLVPVNAVVEMGTRSFVRIPSENNDGTTEAGAAQQPAEGSTAGGRQQGAAAGQQGGAVGGGQGAAAGQGSAAGGTRPSGGGRGSAAVGQSAAEGGQSQAGAGQSAEGNGTAAGGGFAAAGGSGGSRMPNALGGQLVEVTTGLSDESFVEIVSGLSEGDSVLVPIAQGAAGMGSAAEATTMQQGGFGGGGMGGFPSGMGMGGGGAGMGGGGGGMR; encoded by the coding sequence TCAAGCAAATTAGCGGGACGGGCTCCGTCTCTGCCAACTCTAGAGAAACGGTAACAGCAGGCAAGAGCGGTACTATTGCAACGGTTAATGTCCAGAAAGGCGATATGGTTAAAGCGGGTCAAATTCTCGTTACCTTTGAAGCTGCGGATGACTACGACGATAAGATAACAACGATTGAAAAAAATATAGCGAAGCTGAATGAATCGATTTTAGAGTATCAAGAGGATTATAAGGAAGCAACAGGTACGGAAAATGAAGAAGTGACAAAGAAATCACTTCAAAAAAACATTGAAAATACGAATGGTGAAATAGCGGATTATGAAGAAGAGCTGCAAAATATTTATGAAGATCAAGCGAAGGAAGAAAAATCGGTGACAGCGTCCATTGATGGTGAAATTACAGAAATGACGATCAAAGTCGGCGATGAGGTTAATGCAAATACGACGATCGCTTCTATTGTAGACTACACGCTATTGGAGTTTGTAACTTCGGTGGATGAGCTTGATATTTCTGCTGTAAAGGTGGGACAAGCGGCGGCGATTACTTTAAGCTCGATTACAGATAAAACGATTGCGGCGACCGTATCTGAGATTGAGAGGGAGGGTACATCCAGCAATGGCTCATCTGCATTTAAAGTGAATATCCAGCTTAACGATATTGAGGGTGTTATGGCAGGGATGTCAGGTGAAGCGGCCATTACGATTGAAGCTAAGGAAAATATCGTTCTTGTTCCTGTTAATGCTGTTGTGGAGATGGGGACAAGATCATTTGTGCGGATTCCTAGTGAGAATAATGATGGAACGACAGAAGCTGGTGCAGCACAACAGCCAGCAGAGGGCAGTACGGCGGGCGGCAGACAACAAGGCGCGGCAGCAGGTCAACAAGGCGGCGCAGTCGGTGGCGGGCAGGGTGCGGCAGCAGGCCAGGGCAGCGCAGCTGGTGGTACGAGGCCAAGCGGCGGAGGCAGAGGATCTGCCGCTGTAGGACAATCGGCGGCAGAAGGCGGGCAATCACAGGCAGGAGCCGGACAATCGGCAGAGGGCAATGGTACAGCGGCTGGGGGAGGCTTTGCAGCAGCAGGAGGATCTGGCGGAAGCCGGATGCCAAATGCACTTGGAGGGCAGCTGGTAGAAGTGACAACAGGACTTAGCGATGAAAGCTTTGTGGAGATTGTGTCGGGTCTCTCCGAGGGAGACAGCGTACTTGTTCCTATCGCTCAAGGAGCAGCAGGAATGGGCTCTGCTGCGGAAGCGACAACGATGCAGCAGGGCGGATTTGGCGGAGGCGGTATGGGTGGATTCCCAAGCGGCATGGGTATGGGCGGAGGCGGCGCCGGCATGGGCGGCGGTGGAGGTGGCATGCGATGA